Genomic window (Fodinibius sp. Rm-B-1B1-1):
TAAAGAAAGCGCTTTTTACTTCTTATTGTGGGGATGGGTGATTATCGCAGGAAGCATAAGCCATTTTGTACTTCTCCAATACAGCTCTTTTCCTCATCCAGAATGGGCATGGGCAATCATTATCATTGGTATTGTTGCATCATTTACTAAAGGAATCCGGGATAAGGAATTAAGCGGAGCAACTACTTATTCCAGCCACATTCATACAACTGTTTGGACTGTGTTTATGATCAACTATTTCATTGTGCTGTTCTTCATCAGTGAAATTAACTCCTATATCACACCGTTAATTTTAATAATGGCAGCCAGTTCCACCTATCTCAGCGGAGCAATCATTAAGTTCAGACCTCTAAAATGGGGGGCAGGATTTATCTGGCTAATGGGCGTTCTCAGTTTTATGATATCTCTACCTCACCAGTTACTTACGGCAGCAGCTGCAGTTTTTGTTGGCTATTTGGTTCCTGGATACATCCTCAAAAATAATGAAGAATAATCATGGGCTATGATGACCTAAATCCACTACTGCACTCACAGCTTAGGCTGGCTATTATGTCGCTATTAATAAGTGTGGAAAAAGCTGATTACAAGTTCATTAAAAGAGAAACCGAAGCCAGCGCAGGTAATATAAGTGTTCAGATGAGCAAACTTGAGGAGGCAGGCTATATTGAAATCAAAAAATCTTTTAAAAACAAAAAACCTAACACTTCATACTCCATTACTGAAACGGGAATAGAAGCATTCGAAGAGTATGTCAACACTCTGCAACAATATCTTGATGTAACAAACAACAACTGATTAAAGGTATCATGGATAGCCTCGTACATAACTGGACCGGCGCCATACATCTGGCCTCATCAATTATTGCGCTTATTACCGGAACACTAATTTTAGCAATGCGCAAAGGCACTGCTATCCACAAAAAGGTTGGATATCTCTATGTTACAGCTATGACCATTGTGGTTGCAACCGCCTTCCTGATCTACCGGTTGTTTAACGGTTTTGGAATCTTCCACATTGCTGCTATAGTCAGCGGGCTTACGCTGGCTGGCGGCATGATCCCGGTCGTACTTAAAAAACCAGACAGCTGGGCTCCTCTACACTTCAGTTTCATGTACTGGTCGGTAATGGGACTATATGCCGCATTTGTTGCTGAAGTACTGGTGCGTTTACCCCAAAGCCCTTTTTTCGGTATGGTCGGGGTTGGTACCAGTATTGTGATGCTGCTCGGTGGGAGCTGGTTTTATTATCGCAAGGAATACTGGCATGACCAATTTGCCAACACCTAATTATGCGAACTCTTTATTCTTCTTCGCTCGCTTACGCTCGTTGAAGTCAAGATACTTTTTGCGGATACGTAAACTTTCAGGTGTCACTTCCAGCAATTCATCATCGTCAATAAATTCGATGCATTGCTCAAGGCTCATGTCTTTGGCAGGAGCAATTTTAACTTCATCTGCACTTTGTGTAGCTCGGTGGTTCGTCAGATTCTTTTTCTTCACAACATTAACTACCAAGTCATCCGATCGATTGTTAATACCCACAACTTGCCCTTCGTACACCTTATCGCCGGGCTCTACTAAAAACACGCCACGGTCTTGCAAACCTTCAAGCGAATAACTGGTTACTTCTCCTTTTTCGAGAGCAATGAGTGTACCGCTGTTACGGCCCGGAATTTTACCGGCATAAGGCTCATACGCATCAAACTGCTGGTGCATAATCCCTGTACCTCGTGTTTCGGTCAACATTTCGCCACGAAAGCCAATGAGTCCACGAGAAGGAACCTTAAAAGTAAGGCGGTTATTTTCGCCTTCCTGCGTCATCGACGTCATAATTCCTTTACGCTTCTGCAGGTTATCAATCACGCGGTTGCTGTAATCCTGATGCACATCCACAACGACTTCCTCAAACGGTTCGTGACGTTGACCGTCAATTTCTTTAAACAGCACCTCGGGACGCGATACTGCAAACTCATACCCCTCTCGACGCATCGTCTCCGTAAGAATTGCAAGTTGCAGCTCCCCACGTCCCGATACTTTATAGATATCCGGATTATCGGTCTGTTCAACTTCAATAGATACGTTTGTACGAATCTCGCGCATCAGGCGATCCTTAATCTGGTTGGAGGTTACATAATCTCCTTCCAACCCTGCAAAAGGTGAATCATTCACCCGAAAAAACATCGCCATGGTAGGCTGATCAATATCAGGATACTCAATAGCCGTCATATCAGTTGTAGCCGTAAGCGTATCACCGATATCTACTTGTTCATACCCAGCCAGGGCAAAAATATCTCCGGCCTCAGCTTTTTCGACAGGCTCACGTTTCAATCCAGTGAATGTAAACAGCTTTGTTGCTCGCGCTTTCTCTTTAAGCTCTCCGTCACGATTCAACAGCGCAATCTGCTGCCCCTGCTCAATAGTTCCCTGCTCTACGCGGCCAATAGCAATACGTCCCACATAATCATTCCAGTCGATACTGCTCACCAACATCTTAAACGGTGCATCCAGTTCTTGCTCAGGTGCCGGAATGGTTTCGATAATCTGATCAAAAAGCGGACTTAAATCCTCGTTGTCATCTTCAAGCTCGTTCTTGGCAATTCCATTAATGCCCTCGGCATAGATAATAGGAAAGTCAAGCTGCTCATTCGTTGCATCCAGCATTACAAAGAGATCAAAAATCTCGTTAAGTACTTCATCGGGACGAGCATCCTTGCGATCAATCTTGTTGATTACCACAATAGGCTCATAACCCAGCTGCAGCGACTTGCGGAGAACAAATTTAGTCTGCGGCAGCGGACCTTCGGCAGCATCTACTAAGATAATTACGCCATTAACCATTTTAAGGATACGTTCTACTTCTCCACCAAAATCAGCGTGCCCGGGCGTATCCACAATATTAATCTTGGTATCACCCCATTTAACAGCAGTATTCTTAGAACTAATGGTAATACCTTTTTCCTTCTCTAAATCACCCGAGTCCATAACCCGCTCAGCCACTTCTTCATGCTCGTGAAACGTCCCGCTCTGCTTCAACATTTCGTCAACCAGTGTGGTCTTTCCGTGATCAACGTGAGCAATTATTGCAATATTTCTGATATCCTTGTACATAAAATGGTATTGATTAAAATCTGATCGGATGCTTTGGGATTTGTATAAGAACTTATGTCATCCTAAAACAAATTCAGAATCTAAGCCTGCTTTAGGCTCTGAAACAAGTTCAGCATGACAAAGAATTACGTTTCCAAAACATTCACAATCCTATAAAATTTAGCCAGCAAAGATACGGCTTTATTTTCCCAATTCCTTATTAGCAATTATTATTCTTTTTGGATGAGAGTGTAGATTTCATTTATTGCTCCTCAATTCTCGATTTGGTATATACCGTTCTTACATGATATATCATCATAATGTTCACTCAGAAAACCTGTTTCATGGATTTACAAGTTGAAAACCAACGCTTTATTGTTTGCGGGGCCAGTAGCGGATTTGGTCGCGCCATTGCTGAACTTTTATTAGATGAAGGAGCAACGGTTATTGCTGTTGCTCGTCGTGAAAATAAACTCAATGAGCTCAAAGATTCTTTTGGGGACAGGGTCGATATTGTTGTTGGTGATCTAACAGATGACGATACCCATAACATGATTGAAGCCGCTATTGGCAATGATCAGCTTCATGGTGTGGTTGTAAATGCGGGGGGACCTCCTGCCCTATCTCCGCTTGAAACTGCTATTTACGATTGGGATCAGGCATACAAAAACGTCATGCGCTGGAAAATAGAGCTCATCCTTCGTTTGGTCTCCTATTTTACTTCTAAAGAGTACGGGCGCATTTTATTCGTAGAAAGTCAGTCGGTAAAGCAACCCATTCCTTCTTTGGTACTCAGTAACTCTTTTCGCGCGGGAATGGTTGGTTTTGCTAAATCTTTATCCCAGGAAGTAGCTGAACAAGGAGTTACGGTTAATATACTGGCTCCGGGATCGCATGATACTCCTGCTATAAAACGTGTCATTAAAAAGGCTGCGGATGAATCCGACAAGTCTTTCGAAGAAGTGCGTGAAGAAATGGAAGCCTCAATCCCAGTCGGTCGTTTTGGCAAAGGTGAAGAGTTGGCTTCACTGGCTGGATGGCTGCTATCCCCACACGCCTCGTTTGTAACTGGCCAAACAATCAGTCACGATGGTGGCAATATTAAAGGGCTTTTTGGATGAGATCCTGAAACGAGTTCAGGATAACATCTTGCCTTTCCTTTTAATTGTTAATTGACAAACAAAACTATGTGGCATCAAACAAAAATCGCTCTTTCTCCAAAGTCTCGGGGCTATCACATCATCACTGATGAGGTTTTGGAAGAGATTCCTGAAATAAAAAAGATTCAAACAGGCATTGCACATATTTTTATCCAGCATACCAGCGCCAGCCTCACTATTAATGAAAATGCAGATCCTTCGGTGCGCCGTGACTTTGCCTCTCATTTCAAACGCATGGTTCCCGAGGATACCTCGCTGTATGAACACACGCTCGAAGGTCCCGATGATATGACTTCGCATATCAAGAGTTCGCTGCTGGGACATTCGGTTTCTATTCCGATAACAAATGGTAAACTAAACCTGGGAACCTGGCAGGGAATTTATTTGTGTGAGCATCGAAACAACGGTGGCTCAAGAAAACTGGTCGTTACCCTTCATGGAGAGTAATCACTTAAAGAAACTTTTTAGTTAGATAAAAACAGAATATGTCAAAAAAGAAAATAGAAGAAGAGTTTGGCGAAACCGATCTGCAAGAGCTGGCAAGACAACTGCGTACTCCCAAAGGGCAAGAAGGCATCGCTATGGGTCAAAAAATGAATGAGACCAATATCGGTATGACATTGGCAGCCATTGATGCACTTGATATCTCTAATGGAGATATCCTCTTGGAAATTGGTCACGGCAATGCTGGTCACGTAGAAAAAATCCTTAGCCGTGCCGGGGATCTTCGATATTTTGGCCTTGATATTTCTGAAACTATGAAACGGGAGGCTCAACGAATCAATAAAAAATATATCAATAATCAGCAGGCATCTTTTCATTTATATGATGGGCATCGTTTTCCTTTTTCGGATGTGACCTTTCACAAAGCAATGACTGTCAATACTATCTACTTCTGGGAAAAACCGTCTGCTATACTAAAAGAAGTTTACAGGGTATTACAGCCCCAGGGTTATTTTAGCATTGGCTTTG
Coding sequences:
- the typA gene encoding translational GTPase TypA; this translates as MYKDIRNIAIIAHVDHGKTTLVDEMLKQSGTFHEHEEVAERVMDSGDLEKEKGITISSKNTAVKWGDTKINIVDTPGHADFGGEVERILKMVNGVIILVDAAEGPLPQTKFVLRKSLQLGYEPIVVINKIDRKDARPDEVLNEIFDLFVMLDATNEQLDFPIIYAEGINGIAKNELEDDNEDLSPLFDQIIETIPAPEQELDAPFKMLVSSIDWNDYVGRIAIGRVEQGTIEQGQQIALLNRDGELKEKARATKLFTFTGLKREPVEKAEAGDIFALAGYEQVDIGDTLTATTDMTAIEYPDIDQPTMAMFFRVNDSPFAGLEGDYVTSNQIKDRLMREIRTNVSIEVEQTDNPDIYKVSGRGELQLAILTETMRREGYEFAVSRPEVLFKEIDGQRHEPFEEVVVDVHQDYSNRVIDNLQKRKGIMTSMTQEGENNRLTFKVPSRGLIGFRGEMLTETRGTGIMHQQFDAYEPYAGKIPGRNSGTLIALEKGEVTSYSLEGLQDRGVFLVEPGDKVYEGQVVGINNRSDDLVVNVVKKKNLTNHRATQSADEVKIAPAKDMSLEQCIEFIDDDELLEVTPESLRIRKKYLDFNERKRAKKNKEFA
- a CDS encoding DUF2306 domain-containing protein, which codes for MDSLVHNWTGAIHLASSIIALITGTLILAMRKGTAIHKKVGYLYVTAMTIVVATAFLIYRLFNGFGIFHIAAIVSGLTLAGGMIPVVLKKPDSWAPLHFSFMYWSVMGLYAAFVAEVLVRLPQSPFFGMVGVGTSIVMLLGGSWFYYRKEYWHDQFANT
- a CDS encoding class I SAM-dependent methyltransferase, which translates into the protein MSKKKIEEEFGETDLQELARQLRTPKGQEGIAMGQKMNETNIGMTLAAIDALDISNGDILLEIGHGNAGHVEKILSRAGDLRYFGLDISETMKREAQRINKKYINNQQASFHLYDGHRFPFSDVTFHKAMTVNTIYFWEKPSAILKEVYRVLQPQGYFSIGFAQKNFMKQLPFVEYGFKLYNTSEVRKLVEGKPFQISTVKDQTEEVTSKDGSLVERTFTIITLVK
- a CDS encoding secondary thiamine-phosphate synthase enzyme YjbQ, which translates into the protein MWHQTKIALSPKSRGYHIITDEVLEEIPEIKKIQTGIAHIFIQHTSASLTINENADPSVRRDFASHFKRMVPEDTSLYEHTLEGPDDMTSHIKSSLLGHSVSIPITNGKLNLGTWQGIYLCEHRNNGGSRKLVVTLHGE
- a CDS encoding transcriptional regulator; amino-acid sequence: MGYDDLNPLLHSQLRLAIMSLLISVEKADYKFIKRETEASAGNISVQMSKLEEAGYIEIKKSFKNKKPNTSYSITETGIEAFEEYVNTLQQYLDVTNNN
- a CDS encoding SDR family oxidoreductase, encoding MDLQVENQRFIVCGASSGFGRAIAELLLDEGATVIAVARRENKLNELKDSFGDRVDIVVGDLTDDDTHNMIEAAIGNDQLHGVVVNAGGPPALSPLETAIYDWDQAYKNVMRWKIELILRLVSYFTSKEYGRILFVESQSVKQPIPSLVLSNSFRAGMVGFAKSLSQEVAEQGVTVNILAPGSHDTPAIKRVIKKAADESDKSFEEVREEMEASIPVGRFGKGEELASLAGWLLSPHASFVTGQTISHDGGNIKGLFG